The following are encoded in a window of Anoplopoma fimbria isolate UVic2021 breed Golden Eagle Sablefish chromosome 3, Afim_UVic_2022, whole genome shotgun sequence genomic DNA:
- the LOC129088833 gene encoding crystallin J1C-like: MATALANRAIGAIVGSTVADAAAQPLHWVYDLQKLQGILAQHPNPEFCSESANPFYRRQTGQQSCYGDQAFVLLESLSECGGLNVDDLKQRTLKFFGPGSDYDTPVNDPYRDRGGPRPQLPIEGPWRHASLKGFLKNVDAGKEETGCENDCQIDGITKLAPVVAFYAGKPDMLEKVEQAVRVTQNNDECVAETLAAARFLEHFILNGPDPKALDAVLDQLSDPNRKQPQDLDKAIIGHIHEVKKNLSKTPQELIPTVFPNTUGLPGAFQAALHGVLTAKHYEQAVRDTMSCGGCTCSRGSFIGACLGAQIGFEGIPASWTSKTLSFDSVLEHAKKITKQHQ, translated from the exons ATGGCTACAGCTCTGGCCAACAGAGCGATAGGAGCCATTGTAGGATCAACAGTTGCAGATGCAGCAG CGCAGCCCCTCCACTGGGTGTACGACCTCCAGAAGCTACAGGGGATTCTGGCTCAGCATCCAAACCCTGAGTTCTGCTCTGAGTCAGCCAACCCTTTCTACAGGAGGCAGACCGGCCAGCAGAGCTGCTACGGTGACCAGGCCTTTGTTCTGCTGGAGTCCCTGTCTGAATGTGGAG GTCTAAATGTTGATGATCTGAAGCAGCGGACACTGAAATTCTTTGGTCCTGGATCAGATTATGACACGCCTGTCAATGATCCttacagagacagaggag GGCCAAGACCTCAGCTGCCCATCGAGGGACCATGGAGACATGCAAGTTTGAAAGGCTTCCTGAAGAATGTGGATGCAGGCAAAGAGGAGACAG GCTGTGAGAACGACTGTCAGATTGATGGAATAACCAAACTGGCTCCTGTAGTGGCTTTTTATGCAGGAAAGCCTGACATGCTGGAAAAAGTTGAGCAGGCAGTCCGTGTCACCCAGAACAATGATGAATGTGTGGCAGAGACTCTAGCAGCTGCAAG GTTCCTGGAGCATTTCATCTTGAATGGTCCTGATCCAAAAGCCTTGGACGCGGTGCTCGACCAGCTCAGTGACCCGAACAGAAAGCAGCCCCAGGACCTGGACAAAGCAATCATTG GGCACATTCACGAGGTGAAGAAGAATCTATCAAAGACTCCTCAGGAGCTAATCCCCACTGTGTTTCCAAACACATGAG GTTTGCCAGGTGCGTTCCAAGCAGCGCTACATGGAGTCCTGACAGCCAAGCACTATGAGCAGGCTGTCAGAGACACTATGAGCTGTGGGGGATGCACCTGTAGCAGAGGGTCCTTCATCGGAGCCTGTCTTGGGGCTCAG ATTGGATTTGAGGGAATTCCAGCTTCCTGGACATCCAAAACCCTGAGCTTTGACTCAGTGTTGGAGCATGCCAAGAAGATAACCAAACAACATCAATAG